From one Lysinibacillus sp. G4S2 genomic stretch:
- a CDS encoding WxL domain-containing protein: MEFIPNSDPQSPVDLKNTDPEKQVDPVDSFNPGTGGPLSIEYASNLDFDVHEISNKNMT; this comes from the coding sequence GTGGAATTTATTCCGAATTCAGATCCGCAAAGTCCAGTAGACCTAAAAAATACTGATCCAGAGAAGCAAGTGGATCCAGTAGATTCGTTTAACCCAGGAACTGGTGGTCCTCTAAGCATTGAATACGCATCAAACCTTGATTTTGATGTTCATGAAATTTCAAATAAAAATATGACTTAA
- a CDS encoding WxL domain-containing protein has translation MKINSNLKALGVAATMLTSFVLGGSATAFAEEGKKPGGVYTSKTIIQFEASEGIITPPVDPTNPENPDPVIPVDPTDPDKPVDPGTPGPLSIDYASSLDFGMQKITSTTQIYKAKAQLFKGDRGPGPNYVQVSDTRGTDAGWSLQVKQNGQFKSVKGKILDGAEITFKNAQVNTASASPKPSISKSKFSLKPDGNGVAENIMTAKVNEGSGTYVLAFGDNNTGGNSIELNVPGATTKYAEKYSTSLTWTLTDVPGKETETK, from the coding sequence ATGAAAATTAATAGTAATTTAAAAGCGCTAGGCGTTGCAGCAACAATGCTAACAAGTTTCGTATTAGGAGGGAGCGCAACTGCCTTTGCAGAGGAAGGCAAAAAACCTGGCGGCGTATATACATCTAAAACAATTATCCAATTTGAAGCATCTGAAGGCATCATAACACCGCCAGTAGATCCAACTAACCCAGAAAACCCGGATCCGGTAATTCCTGTAGATCCAACTGATCCAGACAAGCCAGTAGACCCAGGAACACCTGGTCCATTAAGTATTGACTATGCTTCTAGCTTAGACTTTGGTATGCAAAAAATTACTTCTACTACTCAAATTTACAAAGCAAAAGCACAACTATTTAAAGGAGATCGTGGACCCGGTCCGAACTATGTTCAAGTTTCAGATACTCGTGGGACAGATGCAGGTTGGTCACTGCAAGTGAAGCAAAACGGTCAATTCAAGTCCGTGAAAGGTAAGATATTAGATGGAGCTGAAATTACTTTTAAGAATGCACAGGTGAATACTGCTTCTGCATCTCCAAAACCATCTATTTCCAAATCTAAATTTAGTTTAAAGCCAGATGGAAATGGTGTAGCTGAAAATATTATGACCGCTAAAGTAAACGAAGGTTCTGGTACTTACGTTTTAGCATTTGGTGATAACAATACAGGAGGAAATAGTATTGAACTTAATGTCCCAGGTGCAACTACAAAATATGCAGAAAAATATTCTACATCATTAACTTGGACACTTACGGACGTACCTGGAAAAGAAACAGAAACAAAATAA
- a CDS encoding DUF916 and DUF3324 domain-containing protein — translation MRKNTLLTLIGILMVSLVWFTPFASASEFNFGVYTVIPDNQIDKQQSYFNLKMVPNQKQTLTIQLKNDTEDDVVIEPKIHSATTNLNGVVEYGPTNAERDSTLPYELGDLITTEKEIKVPAKGSKDLYLNVTMPEEEFDGILAGGITLEEKKTSATTEETNKGLSIENKYAYVVGITLQETDEEVQQDLQLHDVKAGQVNARNVINATLQNPTATYLNRFEVEAEVTKKGKTEVLYESNKQDMQVAPNSNFDYPIELNGEKFKTGEYTLHLKAKSSKESWEFEKDFAIKGEEAQKFNATDVSIEGPNYLAYMVGLLSLLVVGLLSFIIYSRKKQKKQ, via the coding sequence ATGAGAAAAAATACGTTATTGACCTTAATTGGAATATTAATGGTAAGTCTAGTGTGGTTTACACCATTTGCTTCTGCATCTGAATTTAATTTTGGTGTATATACCGTTATTCCAGATAACCAAATTGATAAACAACAATCTTATTTCAATTTAAAGATGGTGCCGAACCAAAAGCAGACATTAACGATTCAATTAAAAAATGATACGGAAGATGATGTCGTTATTGAGCCTAAAATTCATTCAGCTACAACAAACCTTAATGGTGTTGTAGAGTATGGCCCTACAAACGCTGAACGTGATTCTACATTGCCTTATGAGTTAGGGGATTTAATTACAACAGAAAAAGAGATTAAGGTTCCGGCTAAAGGGAGTAAAGATCTATATCTAAATGTAACGATGCCTGAAGAGGAATTTGATGGTATTTTAGCAGGCGGTATTACGTTAGAAGAGAAAAAAACATCGGCAACTACGGAGGAAACAAATAAAGGTTTAAGTATTGAAAATAAATATGCATATGTAGTAGGAATTACCCTACAAGAGACGGATGAAGAAGTGCAACAAGATTTACAATTACACGATGTTAAAGCGGGCCAAGTGAATGCACGCAATGTCATTAATGCGACGCTTCAAAATCCAACGGCAACGTATTTAAACCGTTTTGAAGTGGAGGCAGAAGTTACGAAAAAAGGGAAAACAGAAGTGCTCTACGAATCGAATAAACAAGACATGCAAGTGGCGCCGAATTCCAACTTTGATTATCCGATTGAATTGAATGGGGAAAAATTCAAAACTGGAGAATATACATTACATTTAAAGGCTAAGTCTAGCAAAGAATCATGGGAATTTGAGAAAGACTTTGCCATTAAAGGTGAAGAAGCGCAGAAATTCAATGCAACAGATGTATCGATTGAAGGTCCGAATTATCTAGCTTATATGGTAGGGTTGCTAAGTTTGCTAGTGGTAGGGTTACTGTCATTCATTATTTATAGTAGGAAGAAGCAGAAAAAGCAATAA